The Besnoitia besnoiti strain Bb-Ger1 chromosome Unknown contig00014, whole genome shotgun sequence genome contains a region encoding:
- a CDS encoding uncharacterized protein (encoded by transcript BESB_026380): MTQQRQTGEAAEAAGTTTLAGGFTADRDSQASAPSLDTHENESVGPHIDVGLAPDSFGAHSLALIRAAGSGSIAAAVSSTVYMLLKRRPPLYGWRWHVAAASTGTAFGWWYTRWKQRIRAVAENGHQRHGIHGRSPSVAHPVLKKASCSTVASITLDPGGSPYRSHAQDGRGLDEPLKRLGLDVLLLVGKLES, from the exons ATGACTCAACAGCGCCAAacaggcgaagccgcggaggcagcgggaaCCACCACCCTGGCGGGCGGGTTCACTGCGGACCGCGACTCTCAAGCATCCGCCCCAAGCCTCGATACTCATGAAAATGAAAGCGTTGGACCTCACATCGACGTTGGGCTCGCACCAGATTCTTTTGGTGCCCACAGCTTGGCGCTGATACGCGCCGCGGGGTCTGGCAGTATCGCAGCTGCCGTCTCCAGCACTGTCTACATGCTACTCAAACGAA GGCCTCCACTCTACGGATGGAGGTGGCAtgtcgccgctgcgagcACTGGAACGGCGTTCGGCTGGTGGTATACCCGATGGAAACAACGGATCC GCGCGGTTGCGGAGAACGGCCATCAGCGGCACGGCATTCATG GGCGGTCGCCGAGTGTCGCACACCCCGTTTTGAAAAAGGCGAGTTGCAGCACGGTGGCTTCGATTACGTTGGACCCGGGTGGATCCCCGTATCGAAGTCATGCCCAGGATGGACGCGGACTCGACGAGCCGCTGAAGCGTCTCGGCCTTGACGTCCTGCTGCTCGTCGGAAAATTGGAAAGCTAG
- a CDS encoding uncharacterized protein (encoded by transcript BESB_026400), with translation MVLLIFLAFLSLWGGLAAAERRQWSGMAGRGWGSACLLSAVRAMGKDALCLSAAEFAPFPLSPLLRRPQPAGQAPLRDVPLLHACGGRQRKLAAATPRARHGGRRSRDWLACCQGGSDSRASEAGTGFSSGGVRRPRSGWNDRSGFLQSRPAFLSRTLPPRLPARNASSFSWSRSAKRDTCASGTRPSSRCAQFRKWLTHPSLSFASRLLGSSPAPSDTWRRPFGWRRDAVAFSRGDSLPPASRSASSVSSSRFNPVRGSQDLPPLLWRLHHWLFSRWRETATSFGFQEFSTPVVEHAELYVHPAGEPRSRRLEGACDAEGDARKGWDVGFARNSAGPRSAAESLEPGGEANGEEMHSSARGGASQGHGAPVAGGSLGGSGAASDSAAERQTRSAQGASRECCVGNVPPHLYLFRDQSARVLALRPELTPSLCRLLLRLYHAKPGREASSLPRDEEGASQEGEKAGGEPQRGGCALATLERLVASPTLPVRWTSIADCWRYERMARGRRRQHWQWNLDIVTGPSDAADNFWKAGQEEPRATDRQVGTDGEGRREGGADLEKPRLPDVRPEAEVLAAAVSLLEKLGLGPEDVEIRVGSRRVLEALLVRLGVVDGPALWLEGGEGAAGQSHANLKARETGVEGARAAAVSGGEEGWQEGPAIGVAGAPSDEGHAQKCAVGSPAEARRNADPQGGDLRQATRRIGDQERRACDALDVVDGTSLESREVKRGSRQERGTQNSRRVTEREEERNKVEQICQLLDRLERTPVDAVLPQLVHVTGLDRAKALSLIDAIQSFDPLTPSSPPESTPRGVPSASCVPRSPSPPAATSLAGGGCAAAQLPASSLSVSDAYLRAAAEEVRALFKLFPLYGFSPRWLKWHPLTVRGLSYYTGLVFEAFERVASSPPASQEEGSATRFSEAGAEARGGNAGADSVGGARPALPDSAAPSAVASLFRPRALFGGGRYVKRGRQPGESSTPFADSPRDRGSREAKEAGKPLADRATFPVGLSLRKRFSKSGISAVGLGMGDAVLLDLLDRRGLLPDLRPSAEPLVDLLVGVLDPCTQAVQAADGAGVSASVAGQGTPARTQGCQSLGDGCGHADAAHAAAIGLAQKLRREDWSVELFLGSADGEATWQTLLKRAAELGARVVVGVAAPARLESEEAIETDARSHIATQTQPRVLYSVRLVSPLASRCDRGTREHRASQKREKGNREDKADCLLRSKRSTEREDKTPILLTAHDARAVADALKGLEADLRGKVRAPKDGAS, from the coding sequence ATGGTTCTGCTTATCTTTCTTGCCTTTCTGTCACTCTGGGGCGGTCtagctgctgcagagcgccgccAGTGGAGTGGAATGGCGGGCCGCGGGTGGGGATCCGCCTGCCTGCTCTCTGCGGTGAGAGCAATGGGCAAAGAtgctctctgtctgtctgccgcaGAGTTCGCGCCATTTCCACTGAGTCCGCTCCTGAGGAGGCCTCAGCCGGCAggccaggcgccgctgcgcgatgtgccgctgcttcacgcttgcggcggcagacagcgGAAGCTAGCTGCAGCTACGCCTCGGGCGAGACATGGCGGGCGTCGCAGCAGAGACTGGCTCGCTTGCTGCCAGGGAGGgagcgactcgcgcgcgagcgaggcagggaCAGGGTTTTCTTCAGGCGGGGTCCGGCGGCCTCGGTCAGGGTGGAACGATCGCTCAGGATTCCTGCAAAGCCGGCCGGCGTTTCTCTCGAGGACTCTTCCCCCGCGTCTGCCCGCTCGGAACGCCTCCAGCTTCTCATGGTCGCGTAGCGCGAAACGCGATACGTGTGCATCGGGAACTCGACCGAGTTCCCGATGCGCGCAATTCCGCAAGTGGCTTACGCACCCCTCTCTCAGCTTCGCGAGCCGCCTCCTGGGGTCGTCCCCTGCCCCCTCAGACACATGGAGGCGCCCGTTTGGGTGGCGCCGAGACGCTGTGGCGTTTTCGAGGGGCGATTCTCTCCCTCCAGCTTCGcggtctgcttcctccgtgTCTTCTTCCCGCTTCAATCCCGTCCGCGGCAGCCAAGATCTCCCTCCGCTGCTGTGGCGGCTCCACCATTGGCTTTTCTCGCGATGGCGAGAGACCGCCACTTCGTTCGGATTTCAGGAATTCTCCACGCCGGTTGTGGAGCACGCGGAGCTGTACGTCCACCCTGCGGGCGAGCCCCGCAGTCGCCGCCTGGAGGGCGCGTgcgacgccgaaggagacgccCGGAAAGGGTGGGACGTCGGTTTCGCCCGCAACTCCGCCGGACCGCGTTCAGCAGCAGAGTCGCTCGAGCCTGGAGGAGAGGCAAATGGTGAGGAGATGCACTCCTCCGCTCGGGGGGGCGCCTCTCAGGGCCACGGCGCGCCCGTGGCGGGGGGGAGCCTGGGCGGCTCCGGTGCCGCCTCAGACTCCGCAgcagagcggcagacgcgaagcgcgcagggcgcgtcACGCGAATGCTGCGTGGGCAATGTCCCTCCGCATCTGTATCTGTTCAGAGACCAGAGCGCGAGGgtcctcgcgcttcggccGGAACTCACGCCGTCTCTGtgtcgcctgctgctgcgcctctaCCACGCGAAGCCGGggcgggaggcgagcagcctgccgcgcgacgaggagggagcctcgcaggagggcgagaaggccggaggcgagccgcaacgaggcggctgcgccctGGCGAccctcgagcgcctcgtcgcctcgccaaCCCTGCCTGTGCGGTGGACGTCGATTGCAGACTGCTGGCGCTACGAGCGCatggcgcgcggccgccgcaggcagcacTGGCAGTGGAATCTAGATATCGTGACGGggccgagcgacgcggcagacaaCTTTTGGAAGGCCGGCCAggaagagccgcgagcgactgACCGACAGGTCGGAaccgacggcgaaggcagacgaGAAGGGGGGGCAGACCTCGAGAAACCACGTCTTCCCGATGTGCGCCCCGAAGCAGAAgttctcgcggcggccgtctcTTTGCTCGAGAAGCTGGGTCTCGGCCCCGAAGACGTCGAAATCCGCGTAGGGAGCCGCAGGGTCCTGGAGGCGCTTCTTGTCCGGCTCGGGGTCGTAGACGGACCGGCGCTCTGGctggagggcggagagggagcggCGGGGCAAAGCCACGCAAACCTcaaagcgagagagactggaGTAGAGGGAGCGCGTGCCGCGGCAGTGAGCGGGGGGGAAGAGGGATGGCAGGAGGGCCCTGCGATAGgagtcgcaggcgcgcctaGTGACGAGGGACACGCTCAAAAATGCGCAGTTGGGTCGCCAgctgaggcgcggcgaaacgccgacccgcagggcggcgacctgcggcaggcgacccGAAGGATCGGGGACCAAGAGAGACGGGCTTGCGACGCGCTTGACGTGGTGGACGGCACAAGCCTCGAATCACGAGAGGTGAAGCGGGGAAGCAGGCAAGAAAGGGGCACGCAGAACTCCCGTCGGgtgacagagagagaggaagagcgcaACAAAGTCGAGCAGATCTGTCAACTGCTGGATCGGCTCGAACGCACCCCTGTGGACGCGGTGCTCCCGCAGCTCGTACACGTCACGGGGTTGGACCGTGCAAAGGCTCTCTCTCTGATTGACGCCATCCAGTCGTTCGATCCCTTAACTCCGTCGAGCCCTCCGGAATCAACCCCTCGCGGCGTGCCCTCTGCTTCCTGCGTGCCACGCTCTCCATCGCCCCCTGCCGCAACTTCTTTggccggcggaggctgtGCGGCCGCACAGCTGCCCGCCTCGTCTTTGTCCGTAAGCGACGCTTatctccgcgcagccgctgaggAAGTGCGAGCGCTCTTCAAGCTCTTTCCTCTGTACGGATTCTCGCCGCGGTGGCTGAAGTGGCATCCGCTAACCGTCCGCGGGCTGAGCTACTACACGGGCCTCGTGTTTGAGGCGTtcgagcgcgtcgcctcttcgcccccCGCGTCTCAGGAGGAGGGTTCAGCGACCCGATtcagcgaggccggcgctgaagcacgcggaggaaacgcgggcgcagatagcgtcggcggcgcgcggccggccTTGCCTgactccgctgcgccgtcggcagTTGCTTCTCTCTTCAGACCGCGGGCCCTTTTTGGAGGCGGGCGCTATGTGAAGCGCGGCCGACAGCCGGGCGAAAGCTCTACGCCGTTCGCGGACTCTCCCCGAgaccgcggctcgcgcgaggcgaaggaagctGGCAAGCCCCTCGCAGACCGCGCGACTTTTCCAGTCGGCCTCTCGCTGAGGAAACGGTTCTCGAAGAGCGGCATTTCGGCTGTCGGCCTCGGCATGGGGGACGCAGTCTTGCTCGATCTCCTTGACCGCAGGGGCCTTCTCCCAGACCTCCGCCCCTCTGCGGAGCCGCTCGTCGACTTGCTTGTCGGCGTCCTCGACCCCTGCACTCAGGCCgtgcaggccgcggacggtgcgggcgtctccgcctctgtcgccggTCAAGGAACCCCAGCCCGGACGCAGGGCTGCCAGTCCCTCGGAGACGGCTGCGGGCATGCGGACGCCGCCCATGCGGCGGCGATCGGCCTGGCGCAGAAACTCAGGCGGGAAGACTGGAGCGTGGAGCTGTTCCTTggcagcgcagacggcgaggccacgtggcagacgctgctgaagagagccgcggagctcgGTGCCCGCGTGGTCGTGGGCGTCGCAGCCCCAGCGAGactcgagagcgaggaggcaaTTGAAaccgacgcgcgcagccacATCGCAACACAGACACAGCCGCGGGTCCTGTATTCCGTGCGTCTCGTTTCACCGCTCGCTTCGCGTTGCGACAGGGGGACGCGTGAACACCGGGCGtcgcagaagcgcgagaaaggAAATCGTGAGGACAAAGCAGACTGCCTCCTGAGGTCTAAGAGGtcgacggagagagaagacaagaCGCCGATCTTGCTAACGGCGCATGACGCGAGGGCAGTCGCAGACGCGCTGAAAGGCTTGGAAGCCGATCTTCGGGGCAAGGTACGAGCTCCAAAAGACGGAGCGTCATGA
- a CDS encoding uncharacterized protein (encoded by transcript BESB_026370) → MPATPGRRNVGAFSAFCEGRERWAAGRSGRVSELRVMRSGVRDASEDAEQSRHRPNGEIRRVDVVSHRAESRLPGDVERTLHCGSCIQEGSALLQRVPSDCCSQATRASTSSCLSRRRSRPPPSGARKLIAAFAKGTHAPPDKSASDEREDAVAVEELPFGIEGLAAASSWRDSRWRLLISPRPCRELETAAGTHCEPASPHSSSCSKAMASGRSAGAPCCDSSAGGQPSNEESRRQPELPPVATGTTSSFFAASDSQSPVQNNFSDLEQTTWERGEKSSFPIAAPKQPAEREGLVSGNGAHGGPSATPPGGDGLGARTAGTASVLRGEQKTLAEKPEERSGFRSTSKHETAGDVQEELCLSRQPGRCHRQTSLCHLRATQSDREDEASSNEKGIEGPDLPRSCGDSPVVAAMQQAQSGALQAISSRSKPSSWLDGSESSKPTPPGRRHTVGAGSSSCWEKARSQVSFECVDGGCLRLRHCWSCRSALNDANRARRHAALCRSCHNRRELARWKQMTDWRASVEGIQFLSLQKHYKYQLPNQLDSAAFSVHNKIEKRLFFVVTHTTEPRASHLPAGWHMSLYLPNPSIQHDVLNVTDPKSTEAFTVIRADRPCGHSLLSYVSRPPVTVKELVHCRESKTTKRKVLGYITMSRSPFTVLRVRDAQRHKLFDLVRHRKGNKERLLPQEWVAYGASKSQAMAEVTLFLDECKSIAGRDATFVTSGSKESRVDASTAQMMSLAAALGVDGSPVDLYGMKWVATVGGVLLDGTWTECAQQGGQGPTQCVNVGLCLIRRPPGKGRLTHCTQLRCECGLLEDEKRLRRGVEEERIAGGVVELDAGVH, encoded by the exons ATGCCGGCAACGCCCGGGAGGCGGAACGTCGGCGCCTTTTCCGCTTTCTGTGAGGGGCGTGAGAGGTGGGCAGCTGGAAGGTCAGGCCGGGTGAGCGAGCTTCGTGTGATGCGGagcggcgtccgcgacgcGAGTGAAGACGCGGAACAATCCAGGCACCGACCGAATGGCGAGATTCGCCGAGTTGATGTCGTCTCTCATAGGGCTGAGTCGAGACTACCAGGTGACGTAGAGCGGACCCTCCACTGCGGCTCGTGTATACAGGAAGGGTCGGCACTCCTTCAGCGTGTTCCTTCAGACTGCTGTTCGCAAGCAACTCGCGCCAGCACGAGCAGTTGCCTTTCTCGAAGGCGCAGtcgcccccctccctctgGGGCCAGAAAGCTGATTGCTGCTTTTGCCAAAGGGACACACGCGCCCCCGGACAAGTCCGCAagcgacgagcgagaggacgccgTCGCGGTGGAGGAGCTCCCTTTCGGAATCGAAGGCCTTGCAGCTGCATCGTCGTGGCGCGACAGCCGTTGGCGCCTCTTAATTTCGCCAAGGCCCTGCAGAGAACTTGAAACCGCTGCGGGCACGCACTGCGAGCCTGCGTCCCCGCACTCTTCCAGCTGCTCCAAAGCGATGGCCAGCGGAaggagcgcgggcgcgccgtgCTGTGACTCATCGGCGGGCGGCCAACCGTCCAACGAGGAATCTCGGCGACAGCCGGAGCTCCCCCCAGTCGCGACCGGGACGACTAGCAGTTTCTTCGCAGCTTCAGATTCTCAATCCCCTGTGCAGAACAACTTCTCAGATCTCGAACAAACGACAtgggagcgaggagagaagagttCTTTCCCCATCGCCGCCCCGAAGCAACCAGCTGAACGCGAGGGGCTTGTGTCAGGGAACGGCGCTCATGGAGGGCCGTCAGCGACGCCACCTGGTGGCGACGGTCTCGGCGCCCGGACGGCAGGAACCGCTTCcgtcctgcgcggcgaaCAGAAGACACTGGCAGAAAAGCCCGAAGAACGCAGCGGCTTTCGCTCCACGTCGAAGCACGAAACTGCGGGCGACGTTCAAGAGGAGCTGTGCCTCAGCCGCCAGCCGGGACGGTGTCACCGGCAAACCTCGCTGTGCCATCTGCGCGCAACTCAGAGCGACCGGGAAGACGAGGCATCTTCCAATGAGAAGGGGATC GAGGGTCCAGATCTTccgcgaagctgcggagaCTCCCCTGTCGTTGCCGCCATGCAGCAGGCTCAGAGCGGAGCGCTTCAGGCGATTTCCTCTCGCAGCAAGCCTTCGTCCTGGCTGGACGGATCAGAATCAAGCAAGCCTACGCCGCCAGGCCGTCGACACACGGTTGGTGCTGGGTCGTCGTCGTGCTGGGAAAAAGCCAGGAGTCAGGTTTCGTTTGAGTGCGTCGACGGCGggtgcctccgccttcgccacTGTTGGAGCTGTCGGTCCGCGCTAAACGATGCGAACCGCGCTCGTCGACATGCTGCCCTCTGCCGTTCCTGTCACAACAGGAGGGAGCTCGCCCGCTGGAAGCAAATGACCGACTGGAGGGCGTCTGTTGAAG gcatTCAGTTTCTGTCGCTCCAGAAGCACTACAAATATCAGCTGCCAAACCAGCTTGACTCGGCGGCGTTCTCAGTGCACAACAAGATTGAGAAAAGGCTCTTCTTTGTCGTCACGCATACCACCGA GCCTCGAGCTTCCCACCTGCCTGCCGGCTGGCATATGTCGCTCTATTTGCCTAATCCGTCAATTCAACATGACGTGCTGAACGTGACAGACCCCAAGTCGACAGAAGCCTTCACAGTCATTCGCGCAGACCGGCCCTGCGGCCACTCGCTGTTGTCGTATGTGTCTCGACCTCCCGTTACTGTGAAGGAGCTCGTGCACTGCCGAG AGTCAAAGACGACGAAAAGGAAGGTCCTCGGCTATATCACGATGTCGCGTTCGCCCTTCACCGTTCTGCGCGTCCGAGATGCGCAG CGCCACAAACTGTTCGACCTCGTGCGACATA GGAAGGGCAACAAAGAGCGGCTCTTGCCCCAGGAGTGGGTGGCCTACGGGGCCAGCAAGAGTCAAGCGATGGCAGAGGTGACGCTTTTCTTGGACGAGTGCAAATCAATCGCCGGGCGAGATGCCAC CTTCGTCACCTCAG GCTCTAAAGAGAGCAGGGTGGACGCGTCCACAGCACAAATGAtgtcgctcgctgctgcactGGGAGTCGATGGCTCCCCAGTCGATCTGTATGGCATG AAGTGGGTGGCGACCGTTGGAGGGGTGCTATTGGATGGCACGTGGACAGAGTGCGCCCAACAGGGTGGACAGGGCCCAACGCAGTGCGTCAACGTCGGCCTGTGCCTCATTCGACGACCGCCAGGAAAGGGGCGCCTGACCCATTGCACTCAGCTGCGTTGCGAGTGTGGCTTACTGGAGGACGAGAAGCGCCTCCGGAgaggcgtcgaggaggaaagAATAGCAGGCGGAGTCGTGGAGCTTGATGCCGGCGTGCATTAG
- a CDS encoding HEAT repeat-containing protein (encoded by transcript BESB_026390) — MATTAPSGAASAGGDGASLQLMQQLLLSTLDPRQQIREQAEQQLVGARDADFSLFLVSLARVIDEAVGAAGTPQAQEQLLAKQIAAVTFKNCISAKDLVLDSAAAEKWRAVAEDAKQAMRLQLLAAIKTEHTQVANAVCQVLSKIGRIELPSDGFPELLPFLLTLVTEATIAPEASAATDASAHRKVFGRNALTCLAYLCEEHADIVEETGEEPADVLSEAHCNNILTAVVQGMKDEDIQLKVAALKALYHALIFSKKNFDNQTEREYIIQVVLENTKVPHQAVQVSAFECLVKTAEEYYALLEPYMSGIGPISWEALKSGDDSVCIAAMELWNTIADVEIDLQQHEAEAENAEDAAGFPRNCHIIKQALPFLLPILLNTLTKQESEEADAADSWTSAMAAGTCLGLCAQVVQNAILPPVIQFVSENFSSPDWTRREAAVLAFGSIMEGPDTEALKPLVEESFTSLVNVLQDSSVAVRDTAAWTLGRIAQFHTPVVLQKLVNADGTVVAENNSLLAAIVNRLLDQPRVAVNVCWLLHELADHMVAESADKPAATPLDPLFQRLCDALIQVSERADADERSLRDAAFNCLGALINNAGESCKSSMLKLLDHFVCQLSQSFAFEANEATRQRQGLLCGVIQILCLRLGSQVQPVAPQIWACLERIFRGSPPANAAAGTLPPLSCSASETITNDALLATSALVNAAGPSAAAFAEDVVCIVASGLENSTGSAAGSSGGGAGAAGATSGSSTTDELQTVRICVELVGDVSRALGPAFAPFSGPLLARMYQMLQDPNVERALKPCVMVAVGDAAMTMGGEAFAPYLDSFMAILHQAGNTSYEVGPSNWQMNEEWLWYIHDLREGVLQAYMSIVYSFKEKGMQEQLKLYVNAMLDVVKAVAATSPRMRGVEENAKQAIELVGDLVSTYGGDLTLHLQRAPFMEQLLRLADALGASKDAGGEACLQKAQWLRQVRWTR, encoded by the exons ATGGCGACGACTGCGCCGTCTGGTGCCGCatccgcaggcggagacggcgcgtctctgcagcttATGCAGCAACTCCTTCTCTCCACGCTTGATCCGCGTCAGCAGATCCGCGAGCAGgccgagcagcagctcgtcggcgcccgcgatgCGGACTTCAGCCTCTTTctcgtgtctctcgcgcgcgtcatCGACGAGGCCGTAGGCGCCGCCGGGACGCCTCAGGCTCAGGAGCAGCTTCTCGCCAAACAAATCGCCGCCGTCACCTTCAAAAACTGCATCAGTGCCAAG GACCTCGTCCTcgacagcgcagcggcggagaaatggcgggcggtcgcggaggacgcgaaacAAGCcatgcggctgcagctgctcgccgcaATCAAGACGGAGCACACACAG GTGGCAAATGCAGTCTGCCAAGTGCTGTCAAAGATTGGCCGCATCGAGCTGCCCTCTGACGGCTTTCCGGAGCTCCTGCCCTTCCTGTTGACGCTTGTGACCGAGGCCACGATCGCGCCGGAAgccagcgcggcgacagacgcgtCTGCACACCGCAAGGTGTTTGGTCGGAATGCACTCACCTGCCTGGCGTACCTCTGTGAGGAGCATGCAGACATCGTCGAGGAGACCGGCGAAGAGCCCGCCGACGTCTTGAGCGAGGCACACTGCAACAACATCCTCACGGCTGTGGTTCAGG GTATGAAGGACGAAGACATTCAACTCAAGGTCGCAGCTTTGAAGGCGCTCTACCACGCGCTCATCTTTTCGAAGAAGAATTTTGATAATCAG ACTGAACGCGAATACATCATTCAGGTCGTGCTGGAGAACACCAAGGTGCCGCACCAGGCCGTTCAGGTCTCTGCTTTCGAGTGTCTGGTGAAGACTGCGGAGGAGTACTACGCACTGCTGGAGCCATACATGAGCGGCATCGGCCCGATCTCTTGGGAGGCGCTCaagagcggcgacgacagcgtCTGCATCGCGGCGATGGAGCTCTGGAACACTATCGCCGACGTGGAGATCGACCTCCAGCAgcacgaggcggaggcggagaacgccgaagacgccgcgggaTTCCCGAGGAACTGCCACATCATCAAACAGGCCCTGCCCTTCCTTCTACCCATCCTCCTCAACACGCTGACCAaacaggagagcgaggaagccgatGCGGCTGACTCGTGGACTTCCGCCATGGCGGCCGGCACCTGCCTTGGGCTCTGCGCACAG GTGGTTCAGAACGCGATTCTTCCGCCAGTGATTCAGTTTGTTTCTGAGAATTTTTCGAGCCCAGActggacgcggcgcgaggcggcggtgtTGGCTTTCGGCAGCATCATGGAGGGTCCGGACACGGAGGCGCTGAAGCCGCTGGTGGAGGAGTCGTTCACGTCGCTAGTGAACGTGCTGCAGGACTCGTCGGTGGCCGTTCGCGACACAGCGGCCTGGACGCTGGGGCGGATTGCGCAGTTCCACACGCCGGTGGTGCTGCAGAAGCTCGTCAATGCGGACGGGACAGTCGTCGCGGAGAACAACTCGCTCCTAGCGGCGATCGTGAACCGCCTGCTCGatcagccgcgcgtcgccgtcaaCGTCTGCTGGCTGCTCCACGAACTCGCTGATCACATGGTCGCGGAGTCCGCCGACAAACCCGCAGCCACGCCTCTCGACCCCCTCTTCCAGAGACTCTGCGACGCCCTCATCCAGGTCTCCGAGCGAGCCGACGCC GACGAGAGGAGCCTGAGGGATGCTGCCTTCAACTGCCTTGGAGCACTCATCAACAACGCAG GCGAGAGCTGCAAGTCGTCCATGTTGAAGCTCCTCGACCACTTTGTCTGCCAGCTGTCGCAGTCTTTCGCGTTTGAAGCCAACGAAGCGACGCGTCAGCGCCAGG GTCTGCTCTGCGGCGTTATCCAGAtcctctgtctgcgcctcgGGTCCCAGGTTCAGCCTGTCGCCCCGCAGATCTGGGCGTGCTTGGAGCGA ATTTTCCGAGGCTCTCCGCCAGCgaacgcggccgcgggcacgctgccgccgctgagcTGCTCGGCGAGCGAAACCATCACGAacgacgcgctgctggcgaccTCCGCGCTGGTAAACGCCGCCGgtccctcggcggcggcgttcgcggAGGACGTCGTCTGCATCGTCGCCTCGGGTCTGGAGAACTCgacgggctccgcggccgggagctccggcggaggcgcgggggccgccggcgcaacTTCCGGAAGCAGCACCACGGACGAGCTGCAGACTGTGCGCATCTGCGTCGAACTCGTCGGCGACgtcagccgcgcgctcggccccgccttcgcgcccttCAGCGGACCCCTGCTCGCCAGAATGTACCAAATGCTCCAG GACCCGAACGTGGAGCGCGCGCTGAAGCCGTGCGTGATGGTCGCCgtgggcgacgcggcgatgACGAtgggcggcgaggccttcgcgccctACCTCGACTCGTTCATGGCCATTCTTCACCAGGCGGGCAACACGTCCTACGAAGTGGGGCCGAGTAACTGGCAG ATGAACGAAGAGTGGCTGTGGTACATCCACGATCTCCGCGAAGGCGTGCTGCAGGCCTACATGTCGATCGTCTACAGCTTCAAGGAGAAGGGCATGCAGGAGCAGCTCAAGCTCTACGTGAACGCGATGCTGGATGTCGTcaaggccgtcgccgccaccAGTCCTAGAatgcgcggcgtcgaggagaaCGCCAAGCAGGCCATTGAGCTCGTCGG ggaTCTGGTCAGCACCTACGGAGGAGACTTGACGCTtcacctgcagcgcgcgccgttcatggagcagctgctgcgtctcgctgACGCCCTCGGCGCAAGCAAAGACGCCGGAGGTGAAGCCTGTCTCCAGAAAGCGCAGTGGCTCCGCCAGGTACGCTGGACTCGCTGA